In the Aristaeella hokkaidonensis genome, ATCCGCCCTGCGTGAAGTGCTGAAGGAGCTGAACATCGACTTCACGGAAGAAATCGGCGAAGCCGCCTTCTACGGTCCGAAGCTGGACGTGAACGTCAAGCCCGCCATCGGTGCAGAATACACGCTGAGCACCTGCCAGCTGGACTTCTGCCTGCCGGCCAAATTCAACCTGAAGTATGTGGACCAGGATGGTTCCGAAAAGACCCCCGTCGTGCTGCACCGCGCGATCCTGGGCTCCATCGACCGCTTCATGGCTTACCTGATTGAGGAAACCAAGGGTGCCTTCCCGCTGTGGGTTGCTCCCGTCCAGGTCAAGGTTCTCCCCGTCAGCGACAAGAGCATGGACTATGCGGCCAAGGTCACCGAAGCGCTGCTGGACGACGGCATCCGCGCCGAGCTGGATGAGCGCAATGAAAAGATCGGCTACAAGATCCGTTACGCCCGCCAGGAGGACAAAGTTCCTTACATGCTGATCATCGGCGAAAAGGAAATCGCGGAAAACACTGTTTCCGTCCGTGACCGCGCCACCGACCAGACAACTTCCATGACCCTGGAAGAGCTGATCAAAAAGCTCGAAAAGGAAATCACGGAACGCCTGTAATCAACCTAAACCTGATAATCAAAAGAGTGTCCTTCACAGGACACTCTTTTTTCATGCGTTTTGAGTATTAATTATGCATTGTGCATTATGCATTGATTCCAAGTTTCAGCGTGTTAGCACAGAAACTTGGAAGTCTCTCCGGCAGTTTCACGACTACTACCCCGTAGTCCTTCCTGAACTCCACCGGTCCGTATCCCAGCAGCTCCACGCTCTTCACCTCATCCTCCGCGAAGCTGCGCAGCGTTAATGTTTCTCCTCCCTTTGCACCCAGCAGGAAGGCATAAACCGCGCCCTCCTTCTGCACATAGCGAACGTCACTCAGGTTCCAGTCCGTCTTTTCCTCGGTAAAGCCGTCAATCTTCACCCGCGTTTCACCCTCGCCGAAGGTCCGCCACGGCCTTGTACCGTAAACCGCCTCGCTGTTGATGGCGAACCACTCCGCCAGCCTGTCCAGGATGTATTCCGCGTCTTCGTCGATGGTGCCGTCCGGCCGCTGGAGAATATTCAGCAGCATTACGCCGTTTTTGGAGATAATGTCCACCAGCATCTCCACAATCTGTTCCGGACTCTTGTAGGGATGATGCACGTCATAGAACCAGTTGCCGATACAGGTATCTGTATGCCACGGTTCCGGCATGATACCGGGCAGCTGGCTCTTTTCAATATCCAGCACACCCACGCTGAAGATTTCTTCCCGACGGTCCTTCTGCAGGTACACCGCCTGGTTTTCTCCGTGTTTGTCAATGGACGTGTTATAGAGCCTGGCCACCGCCTGCAGGCCGCGGTTATATACAGACAGATCCGTCAGTTTGCCCTGTTCCGCCATCCAGTGATCACCGAATGGCAGCACGCCGTCGGTATACAGCAGGTCAGGCTTGAACTTATCAATCATCTCATTCACGCACTTCAGCCAGTAATCCCGGAACTGCTCGTTATCGGTATACCAGGGCGTCAGGTCCTCCCCTGTGCCATGCTCCTGGTTCGCGTGGTAGAAGTCCTGATACGCCGGATCGTTGCCGTCATAGGGCACACCCGCATAAGGACCGGTCTTGTCACAGCCTTTGTTCACCCGCCACCAGGAGAAGGAAGCCCCCAGGTGCTCGCTGATGCCGAAAGGCAGCTGATACTTGTCTGCCGCGGCTTTCCACAGCGCCAGGATATCCTTGTGGGGCCCCACATTCATGCTGTTCATGCGGTTGATTTGGGAATCATAGTTGAAGAAGTGATCATGATGGGTCGCCTGGGTCATCAGATACCGGGCGCCTGCCTTGTAATACTTTGCGATCAGCGCGTCCGGATCGAACTTTTCCGCCTTCCACAGGGCACAGATATCCTTGTAGCCGAACTTGGAAGGGTGGCCGTAGTGACGCAGGTGATACTCATATTGCGGCTGGCCCTGGATATACATGTTCCGGGCATACCAGTCACCGAACATCGGCACGCTCTGGGGACCCCAGTGGCTCCAGATTCCGAATTTGGCGTCCCGGAACCATTCCGGTGCGGAATACTGTCTCAGTGATTCAAACGTCGGCTCAAATCTCATACTTCAACCCGCTCTTTCTTCGCTTTGTTGATTACTCCTATACATTATACACGAAACGTTTCTATTTTCTACTGTTGTTTTCCTTCTCCGCAGAAAAAAAACGTGTACGGTTCCCGCACACGTTCAGGTATTAATTCTGAATTCTTAATTCTTAATTAGTTTAACCGCTTTCCTCACCGGTACTGTCAGCAGTGCCGCCGCAGCAATCTTAACTGCGTCACCGATCAGGAATGGCACCACGCACAGGGCCAGTGCCGCGCCCAGGCCGTTTCCTGTGTGGAGCATAAAATTCACCGTGCCCACCAGGTACAGCAGCGCCGTCCCTGCGATCATCATCAGCGGATGATACCACCAGCCGATCTGTTCTCTCTTCTCCGCGCCTTCGCCGGACATATACGCGCAGGGCAGGTAACCGATCAGATACCCGCCGGTCACCCCGGCCAGCTTCTGGAATCCCCCGCTGAAGCCGCTGAACACCGGAACCCCGATGATACCGATCAGCAGATAGAGCCCCACCGCAATAGTTCCTTTTTTTCGTCCCAGCACAGATCCGGCCAGGTAAACCGCGAAAGTCGCCAGGGACAGCGGAATCGGTCCTGCGGGAATCGTCAGCGGTCCCGCCACGCAGATCAATGCCGCCATCACAGCGATCGTTGTCATATCCAATGTCTTCATTTTCCTACTCATTTTCCCTCTGCTCCATTGTCTGTCAGTTTCAGGCTTACTTCACCGTAGTTCAGGCAGGTGCGTCCGTCCTCGGTTTCAATCACCAGCCGGCCCTGGTCATCTATATCCACTGCCTTGGCCGGATATCTCTTGTCTCCTTCGATGACCGTCACCGTCCGGCCAATCACGTTGGACCGTTTCCGGCTTTCCTCCAGGAAATGTCCTGTCTTCAGGTCTCCCAGCAGGGCCTCTGTCTCGTTCAGGATCTCGGCAATCAGCCGGTTCCGTTCCGGGGCTTCGCCGCACTCATTGCCAATGGAGGTTGCAATCTCCTGCAGTTCCGGCGGAAACTGCATCCGCGCCGTATTCACACCGATCCCGGCCACGGCATATTCCAGCTTTCCGGCTTCCATGCCCAGGCCTGCCTCGCACAGGATGCCGCAGATCTTCCTGCCGCTGATATACAGGTCGTTCACCCATTTGATATCCGCCTTCACATCCGCGGTCTTCTCCACAGCCCGCGCCGTTGCCACAGCCGCCAGGGAGGTCAGCAATCCTGCCTGGTCCGGTGCGCAGTCGGGTCTCAGGATCATTGTCATATATACGCCGCTGTGATCTGGAGAGAAAAAGCTGCGTCCCTGCCGGCCCCGGCCGCCGCTCTGGCTGTCGGCAATGATCACCGTGCCATGCTTTGCCCCGGCTGCAGCCAGCATCTTGGCCCGGTTGTTTGTGGAATCAAGCCGGTCATGGATTTCGAGCTCCCTGCCCAGCTCCCGGGTCTTCAGCCATTTGCGGATTCCGGCCTCGCTCAGCACATCCGGGGCAGAAACCAGCCGATATCCACGGTTTGTCACCGCTTCAATCTCATAGCCGTCTTCCCGCAGGCGTTTCATCACCTTCCACACCGCGTTCCGGCTTACACCCAGCTCCTTCGCGAGCTGTTCACCGGATACCGTTTCTCCGGTTTCCAGCAGTGCCAGCGCCTTTTCCCTGATATACATACAGGCCGTCCCTCCGTTTCTTCCGGGTGATGATATCATTATCGTCTCCTGATCGTCAACCTTTTCAGTCTCTTTTGGGTGACAATTTGCCTCGTGGACATTTTCCTTTTCCCTGTGCTAAAATAGGGCATTCAGAAAACCAGATCAGATTGCCGGTTTTTTCCGGGGAGGTTATCCATGAACGAGATCAAATGTCCCAATTGCGGGAAGGTTTTTCAGGTGGATGAGGCCGGTTATGCCTCCATCGTTTCACAGGTTCGCAACGCGCTGTTTGAAAAAGAAGTGGAGGACCGGGTCAATTCCGTCCGCCGTGAAAGCGCCGCTGTCCAGGAAAAGGCACTGGCCGAGCTGAACGCAAAGCATAGGCAGGCTCTTACCGAAAAAGACCTGGAAATCAACCATCTGAAAGACAGCGCCCGTGCGGCGGAAACAGAGAAACAGCTTGCCGTCCGGACAGCCATTCAGGAAAAAGAAAACGAGATTACTGAATTGCGCGGAAAAGTGATTCAGGAAAAGCAGGCAGCCGAAATCCGCGAGCAGAGCCTGAAGGAAGCGCATAAAACCGAGGTGGCGCGTCTGGAGGCGGAAGTGGAACAGTACCGGGACTTCAAGCTTCGCCAGTCCACCAAGATGATCGGTGAAAGCCTGGAGCAGCACTGCCTGACCACTTTCAACCAGGTCCGGATGATGGCCTTCCCCCGCGCCTATTTTGAAAAGGATAATGAGGTCATCGAGGGCACCAAGGGCGACTTCGTTTACCGGGAGGAAACGGAGGACGGGCTTCCCCTCCTCTCCATCCTCTTCGAAATGAAGAATGAGGCGGACGCCACCGAGAAAAAGCATAAGAACGATGACTTCATCGACAAGCTGGACAAGGATCGCAAAAAGAAAAACTGCGAGTACGCGGTGCTGGTCACCATGCTGGAGCCTGACAGCGACCTGTACAATGCGGGCATTGTCACCGAGTACCGGTATGAGAAGATGTATATCGTCCGTCCCCAGTTCTTCCTGCCCCTCATCTCCCTTCTGCGCAACGCCGCGCTTTCCAACACGCAGGTCCGCCGGGAGCTGGAAACCGTACGCCGCCAGAGCCTGGATGTCCAGCAGTTTGACCAGGCGCTGCTGGAGTTCCGGGACAAGTTCGGCAAGAACTATCAGATTGCCCAGTCTCATTTTGATAAGGCCATCAGCGAGATTGATGAAACCATCAAGCACCTGGAAAAGGTCAAGGAATCCCTCACCAAGTCCGGCAACCAGCTGCGGCTGGCCAATGATAAGGCCCAGGATCTTACGATCAAAAAGCTTACGAAAGGCAACCCCACCATGCGGGACAAGTTCGAAGAAGCCGGGATCAGCATTGACTGATCCCGGCTTCTCTGTTTTCAGACATTTCTAATTTCACTTTGTTCCTGGAATGGGATGACGTGCATCAGGTGTCATTCCGAGCGAAGTCGAGGAATCCCTTGATATATCAGCTGCGTGTCCACAGCCTGGCCAGTGTCCGGGCCACGCCGTCGTCATCATTGCTCTCCGCCACTTCATCCGCTACAGCTTTGACGCAGTCCAGCGCGTTGCTCACCGCCACACCGTATCCGCATCTCCGGATCGGCTCCACATCGTCGTTGTCATCGCCGAAATACACGGCCTGTTCTGCCTCCAGTTTCACACTGTCCAGCAGTTGCTGAATCCCCCGCCACTTGGTTGCGGTACCGCCCATATACTGGCGCAGTTTTTTATCTGCCACGGTACTGTATACCGTTTCCGGCAGGTCAATCAGGATCTGCTCCGGCGGACAGTCCGGATGACTGGCCAGGACCTTATAGATCTTTTCCCGCCGGGGAAGCTCTCCGATATTTTCAATCACCCGGGGACTCCAGATGGGAATGTCCTGGTTGGCGTAAATGCCGTTCTCGGCCTCCACGGAGATCACCACGCCTTCCATCCCGGAAAGCTGTTTAAGGATGGACAGGGCGTCCTCCGTTGCAATGGTATTCTCATACACCCTGTCCGGCGTAATGGTCCGCGCCCCGTTCAGCGTGGTTACCGCCTGGAAGTCAATAATCCTTCGGTAATCCATGATGGCTCTTTCCGGCCTCGCAGTTGCGGCAAACAGATAGGCGCCTGCCTGCTGCCAGTCTCGCAGCACATCAAGGGTATAGTCTGAAATGGTTTTGTCCGTCCGCAGCAGCGTCCGGTCAAGGTCAACAATCACCGCAAGATAGGGCAGCTGGTTCATCGACTTTCCTCCGTCAGTTTTATGTTTTTAACCATGAACACGGATTTCCGGAAGGATCGCGTCAACATCTACAAAGCCGACGCTGTAATCATACCGGTCCGTATAAACCGGCACTTCATCCGACTTCAACAGGTCCGTCACATCCGTATACAGATACCGGCTGTACCACACATGCGCGACGCCGGAATCCGGATCGGTATAGTGGCATTCCAGCATATACGGATTCCCGTGCGCACCGTTCACGTTCCGGTTCGCCTTCACGCCGGCAATTTTAGCCATCACGTAGTACCCGCCCTCATAGGCACGGCGCTGGCGGGCCCTGCGCCGGATATCCTTTCCCAGGCACAGCAGGCCGATCAGCAGGAAAATGGCGCCAACCCCTCCGAAAACTGCCAGGAATATGATAGGATCTTCCGGTTTTTGTCCGGCGCCTGCAGACCACAAAGCCACACCCAGCACAAGAAACAGCAGCCCCATCGGTGCAAAGATGAGTCCGAGGATTCCATAGACTGTCCATCCGTATTTCTTCTTCACAGGCGTTTCCCTCCTGAAAAAATATTAGCGGGATTATACATCAGTATCCCGGTAAAATCAATCACAAGTTTGCCATATTTTTCCTTGTCAGTTCCGGACAAAAAAACAGGCGGATTTATTCCGCCTGTCCGTGTTCTTTCAGATATGCCAGGAACTCCGGTGTCCGGGACCAGTATCTGATTCCCCAGTTCTCAAAATTCCACTCATCCATGTACTCGTTGCACTCGTAATCCACATACCAGATCAGGCCGTCCCGGATCACAAAATTCGCCGGAAAATAATCGATGTTCAGTCCCGCTGATCTGGCTTTTGCTGCCATTTCCCGCACCTGTTCCAGATAGGGATCGGCGGATTTCCCGTCCTTCACCAGGTCGAATATGGTTTCGCCGGCAATATATTCCTTGACCACCCGTTCAGCTTCCTCATCGATGGCAATCATCTCCGGAATCCTGATCCCGGCCTGCCGCAGCCGTTCATAGTCCCGGCGTTCCGCCTCGATCTTGTTGCCGAAATGGTAATACTCACAGGGCTCGTGATGGATCTGCTTGAGCACGACCTGCCGGCCGTCCTTTTCCGCCAGATAGGAATACCCGCCCTTACCGTGCCCCAGCAGCCGGATAATCCGGTAGGTTTCCCCGCACACCTGCACTTCCTTGTCCATTTTTCCCTCCTGAATCCCTGTCACAGTTCCTTGTCCAGGCATACGGCGTCCACTTCGTTCTCATAGGGCGGATAATTTTCGCAGACCTGGTATCCGTTCTTCTTATAGAATTCAATGGCGTGGGGATTGCCTTCCCGACACTCCAGCACCAGCCGCCTGTAGCCGGTCTTCCCGGCCAGTTTTTCCATGGCCTTCATCAATGCGGCGCCGATGCCTTTGCGGTTCTTTCTGGCATACACGCGCTTGATTTCCCCGGTTTCGTCGTCCAACTGACGCAGCCCGGCACAGCACACAGGAGTACCGTCATCATATCCCACCAGGAAGAAGCCTTTGTCCTGGCTGAAGTCGTCAAAGCAAACATGTGCCATTCCGTTATGGCCCAGAATACCCATCAGGGTTTCGTTCAGCTCCCGCAGGAGCGTTTGTGCGTCCGGGTTCTCCACACCGGTCTGGACAAACGCAAGACTCATTCGCCTACCTCCGTTTCATCAGACCGGATCAGTTCCCTCAGGTCATGTATTTTCAGATAGGATGTTTCCACATCCGCTGCCGGATTGGCCGCGATCAGGATGGGGGTGATTCCCAGTTCAGCCGCTCCTTCCAGGTTGCGTACACTGTCGTCGATAAAAACCGTCTCTTCAGGCGCTGCGCCGCATTTGCCCAATGCGTCCAGGAACATGTGCCTGTCCGGCTTGAACACGCCCACAAAACAGCTGTAGGTCTGGAAGGAAAAGTATCGGGAAACACCGATGTACTCCAGCTGCTGTTCAATGCTCGGCCACGTGTCAGAGATGATCCCCAGCTTATGCGTCCTGCTCAGGGTTTCCAGCACCTCTTGAATCCCGGGATATGGAATATAGTTTTCCATATTGAAGGTGCGGTCCCGGGCCGCCTGTTCCAGTTCGTCTGTTGTCAGTCCCAGGCCCAGCTGTTCTGAAACAATCGAATAGTACCGGTAAAACTGCTTCTGTTCCTCCTCAACAGAGGTCACCAGGTGGTTCTCCGCCAGATAACGCAGTCCTGCATCCCTGGCCGCGTTGATTTCCGCCTCACTGTGCTGTTTCAGTTTCTCCCCGGCCAGCTCCAGGAACTTTCCGGTAAACATCCAGTCGCCTGATGCCGGCCTGTCCAGTGTATAGCCTACGTCGAAGAAAATAACCTTCTTGTCCTTTATCTGATTGATCATAATACTCTCCGGTCATTGTATCCCGGTCAGCCAATTTCCAGCTGATCCAGGTAGGGTTTATACCTCGCATACTGTTTTTTCAGCACCGGTTCTTTGGGAATCAGGCCAAAGAATGTTTCCGGCTCTGTCCACTGATAATCCACCGTTTCTCCCTCCTGGAGCCGGACAGCGTCTTTCGCGCAGTCCACCACCGCCAGGTAGGCATAAACTACCGACCTTGTCTTCGGGTTCCGGGTAATCCCGATCAGCTCCAGCATTTCCGCCTCCAGTCCGGTTTCTTCCCGCATTTCCCTCCGTGCCGCTTCCTCCGGGTTTTCGCCGGCCTGGGCGGCTCCTCCGGCGCTGGCTTCCCAGCAGCCGGGGAACGCTTCCTTACGGTCGTCCCGGAGGGTCAGGAGAAACGTCCCGTCCCGGTGCCGGATCAGGACATCACAGACCAGATGATATCTCCCTTCGGGAATTTCCTGCATCCTGCCCCGTTCCCATGTTTCTCCGGTCTTTCTTCCCTGTTCATCATACAAATCCCAGATTTCCATTTCTGAACTCCCGTCATTCCAGGACGTTCACCGTCCTGTCTGTTTTCTGTCTGAATAACCCGTGCTGGTTACAGTAGTAATACAGCCATCCGCTTCTGCGGAAAAAGAACCGCGTTTCCGCATTTCCTTCCGGATACAGTGCTTTGATCTCGCAGCTGTCCGGTGTCATATAGGCGATAAAGGACAGGTAATGCTCCTTGCTCATGGGATGTTCTGCGGATACATAAATCTCATCCTCCACCATCTGCACTTCCAGCCTGTGTGCCGGATCCGGCTCTTCCGTTTCCAGTGCCGGCAGCTGAATCCCGCAGCAGGAAATCATCGCGTCCCCTCTCGCGAAGAGCACATTTCCGCACACAGGGCATACATAAAACCGGCTTTTCAGCATATTGGATGCCCGGTTGGTATTCACAACAGCCTGCCCGCACAGCAGCTCCGCCACGGATATATGCAGTGCCTTTCCCAGCGGTTCCAGCAGGGATACGTCCGGAAATCCCCTTCCGTTTTCCCATTTGGATACGGTCTTATCGCTGACGCAGAGTTTTTCCGCCAGCTCTGCCTGTGTCATCCGTTGTTTCTCCCGCAGCGCCTTGATCGTTGCTCCGGTTACATAGTGATCCATTTCTTATCACTCCTTTCCGGATGAGCATAGCGCCGCCGACCGCTGCCTGCAACCTACGCTTCGTAGAGTGTCAGTTGCCTGTCAGCGCCTTTACCTCTTCAAGTTTCGGTGGATTCAGCGGCAGCGGGAACCGGGAAATAGCGATTGCAGAGCAAGCGCTGGCAAACCGCACCAGTTCTTCATCCTGCATACCCTGCATCAGTCCGTATACGCAGCCCGCCTTGAAGGTATCACCGGCGCCCAGCGTGCTCCGGACTGTCACAGGGAACGGCTTCATCCGGTGTATGGGTTCTCCCTTCCGGGCATAGAGCATGTCTCCCCCGCCCTGGGTGATAATGGTCAGCCCGTCCGTTTCCTGCTGCATCTTTTCCATAACAGCTTCCGGCGCCATGCCCGCGTAATACTCCGGTACACATTCTTTGGAAACCACATTCACCGCCGCCATCTGATGCAGCCGGGAATCATGCGGACTGTCAATCGTCACAAAGGGTACGCCGTTCCTCCGGCAGAGTTCAGCTGCCAGCAGGGATTCATCCCGGAAATAGGGATCCACTGCCGCTGCTTTGCAGCCTGCGATATCTTCTTCCTTCGGAATGTTCCACCAGCGTTCTCCCGTGGAAAACAGCGTCTGGAACCGGCCCATGGGAGACCGAACCAACCCGGCAATCACCACATAGTCCATCACACCGGGATCTTCTGTAAAGCACATGGAAGACAGGTCCACCTGCTTGTCCGCGTAAAACGCCTTCAGCATCGGGGCGACCTCTGTGCCGATCCATGTCCCGTCCATTTTGACGGACACCCCAAGAGAATCCAGTACTGTTGCCGCCGTCCCGGTTTCACCACCCGGCAGGAAATACTGGTCCTTGATTTCCGCGTATTCATCCGGCTGGAGGAATCCGTCCCTCAGCAGGAAAGAATGGGTACCCAGGATCTGTCCAAAGAGATACACGTCATGTTGCTGCGCCATATACCGTTTTCCCTCCCGGCTTTCTCCCTGCCTTATTCAGGCCTGTCCATTTCAAGCTCCAGGCATTTCCAGGCTTCGTTCCCAAAGTGATAGTATTCCGTTTCTCCGGTATCCTTATCCCGGAATCCGACAGCCCGGTAGCACCGGTATGCCGGCTCGTTGTTTTCAAAAACACCCAGGGTGATCCTGTCCGCCTTCAAAATATCGAAAGCATACCGGATAGCCAGCTGAAGCATTTCCCTGCCGTATCCGTATCCGCGCTTCCCGTCGTCCACGATCACAAAGCCGAACCGGAGAATGGTTTTCTTTTCATCCGTGAATCGCATGATCAGATGTCCCGCCACGCCGGTCTCATCGAAGGCTGTCATTTCATAAAAGGAGTCCGAATCAGCCATCCTGTCATAGTGCCGGTTCAGGTCCTCCGCTGTAATCGGATAGGACTCAAACCGGTCCGCGCTCCATTTCCGGAACATGGTTTCGTCCCCGATCCAGGAAACAATCGTTTGTGCGTCACAGGCCTTGTAAGGTCTCAGTCTCAGCATATATTTCCCTTCAGGGTTCCTTCCAGAACCCGCCTTTATGGAAATTCTCATTCCCCAGCGGCTTTGCGGTCAGCCTGAACATCACGCAGCCGTCCGGGCACACAATCGTTTTGGTATATTTGCTGTCTCCGCCCAGGTTCTCCAGGTCTCCGCCGCTGCGCACAGCCTCCATCAGCGGATAGAGAATCATCATCGTCTTGGAGCAGATTCCCTGTCCGTCCTGGTTCACCGGGCAGCCGTAGGTGCAGGTGTATTTGTCGCCAGGTTCTTCCCCGTTCCGGCAGTAGCGTTCCGTATGATCTCCCCGCAGGAATCCTGTCACTTCAACCGTGAACTCATATTCCTCGTCATACCACTTTTTCATACAGACCTCCCGTACGTTTACATCTTTTTACAGTTCTTTCCGTCTGCTTTTGATTATAGAGATCTTGTCTGAAAGTTGCAATCCGGAATCACGGAATGCTCTTTCAGTTTTTCCGGAGGATATCCAGGGTATGATGGGATGCCCCGATCAGATCCTGCCGTTCGCAGATTGCGAAGTGGTACTCCAGCCATTTCCTGAAGGTCTCATCGTCCATTTCGTCAACCATCGCCCTTTGGTAATTGGTCGCGCCGTCCGTGGCAATCAGCTTCACCCGTTCCACCGGTATTTCAGCGTCCAGCGAAGCAATCTCCTCTGTCCTGATCAGGTCGAATACTTCCGCCGGGTCGCTGCCCAGGTGCCAGTCCGGCGAAAGCATGTTCCGCTCCAGCAGGTCCTGCACATGTTTGGATCCGAACGCGTAATTGATCACCGTCGGCTCGTTCATACAGTAAGCTGCCAGGATATATCCGCCCGGTTTCGTCACCCGGACCGCTTCCCTTAACGCCCGGAGTTTATCCTCCCGGGTATACAGGTGATACATCGGTCCCAGCAGCATAGTTAAGTCAAAGGCGTTGTCCGGCAGGAAGGACAGGTCCAGCACATTCCCCTGCAGGGCCCGGATCGGTTCCGTTCCGTCCAGCTTTGATTTCAGCACTTCCAGGTTGTGTTTCACCAGTTCCACGGCAGTCATCCGGTAGTCTTCCTTCGCCAGGGTCACGCTGTATCTTCCTGTTCCCGCTCCGACCTCCAGGATGGAGGGATCGTCCATCCCGTCTATACATTCATGAATGTATTTCATGGTGGTCAGGTACTCTACCTGGCCGTGCCGGGAAAGGAGCCGGTTTTCTTCATCACAGACACTGTAGAATTCATCCAGATAATTCATCGGAACAACCTCCTGTATTCTTCACCCGGATAGCTGCTGCTTCCGTCCAGCTTGGTCAGGAT is a window encoding:
- a CDS encoding alpha-L-fucosidase, yielding MRFEPTFESLRQYSAPEWFRDAKFGIWSHWGPQSVPMFGDWYARNMYIQGQPQYEYHLRHYGHPSKFGYKDICALWKAEKFDPDALIAKYYKAGARYLMTQATHHDHFFNYDSQINRMNSMNVGPHKDILALWKAAADKYQLPFGISEHLGASFSWWRVNKGCDKTGPYAGVPYDGNDPAYQDFYHANQEHGTGEDLTPWYTDNEQFRDYWLKCVNEMIDKFKPDLLYTDGVLPFGDHWMAEQGKLTDLSVYNRGLQAVARLYNTSIDKHGENQAVYLQKDRREEIFSVGVLDIEKSQLPGIMPEPWHTDTCIGNWFYDVHHPYKSPEQIVEMLVDIISKNGVMLLNILQRPDGTIDEDAEYILDRLAEWFAINSEAVYGTRPWRTFGEGETRVKIDGFTEEKTDWNLSDVRYVQKEGAVYAFLLGAKGGETLTLRSFAEDEVKSVELLGYGPVEFRKDYGVVVVKLPERLPSFCANTLKLGINA
- a CDS encoding biotin transporter BioY, whose amino-acid sequence is MKTLDMTTIAVMAALICVAGPLTIPAGPIPLSLATFAVYLAGSVLGRKKGTIAVGLYLLIGIIGVPVFSGFSGGFQKLAGVTGGYLIGYLPCAYMSGEGAEKREQIGWWYHPLMMIAGTALLYLVGTVNFMLHTGNGLGAALALCVVPFLIGDAVKIAAAALLTVPVRKAVKLIKN
- a CDS encoding biotin--[acetyl-CoA-carboxylase] ligase, whose protein sequence is MYIREKALALLETGETVSGEQLAKELGVSRNAVWKVMKRLREDGYEIEAVTNRGYRLVSAPDVLSEAGIRKWLKTRELGRELEIHDRLDSTNNRAKMLAAAGAKHGTVIIADSQSGGRGRQGRSFFSPDHSGVYMTMILRPDCAPDQAGLLTSLAAVATARAVEKTADVKADIKWVNDLYISGRKICGILCEAGLGMEAGKLEYAVAGIGVNTARMQFPPELQEIATSIGNECGEAPERNRLIAEILNETEALLGDLKTGHFLEESRKRSNVIGRTVTVIEGDKRYPAKAVDIDDQGRLVIETEDGRTCLNYGEVSLKLTDNGAEGK
- a CDS encoding DUF2130 domain-containing protein, with product MNEIKCPNCGKVFQVDEAGYASIVSQVRNALFEKEVEDRVNSVRRESAAVQEKALAELNAKHRQALTEKDLEINHLKDSARAAETEKQLAVRTAIQEKENEITELRGKVIQEKQAAEIREQSLKEAHKTEVARLEAEVEQYRDFKLRQSTKMIGESLEQHCLTTFNQVRMMAFPRAYFEKDNEVIEGTKGDFVYREETEDGLPLLSILFEMKNEADATEKKHKNDDFIDKLDKDRKKKNCEYAVLVTMLEPDSDLYNAGIVTEYRYEKMYIVRPQFFLPLISLLRNAALSNTQVRRELETVRRQSLDVQQFDQALLEFRDKFGKNYQIAQSHFDKAISEIDETIKHLEKVKESLTKSGNQLRLANDKAQDLTIKKLTKGNPTMRDKFEEAGISID
- a CDS encoding HAD hydrolase family protein encodes the protein MNQLPYLAVIVDLDRTLLRTDKTISDYTLDVLRDWQQAGAYLFAATARPERAIMDYRRIIDFQAVTTLNGARTITPDRVYENTIATEDALSILKQLSGMEGVVISVEAENGIYANQDIPIWSPRVIENIGELPRREKIYKVLASHPDCPPEQILIDLPETVYSTVADKKLRQYMGGTATKWRGIQQLLDSVKLEAEQAVYFGDDNDDVEPIRRCGYGVAVSNALDCVKAVADEVAESNDDDGVARTLARLWTRS
- a CDS encoding phage holin family protein, whose product is MKKKYGWTVYGILGLIFAPMGLLFLVLGVALWSAGAGQKPEDPIIFLAVFGGVGAIFLLIGLLCLGKDIRRRARQRRAYEGGYYVMAKIAGVKANRNVNGAHGNPYMLECHYTDPDSGVAHVWYSRYLYTDVTDLLKSDEVPVYTDRYDYSVGFVDVDAILPEIRVHG
- a CDS encoding GNAT family N-acetyltransferase, whose product is MSLAFVQTGVENPDAQTLLRELNETLMGILGHNGMAHVCFDDFSQDKGFFLVGYDDGTPVCCAGLRQLDDETGEIKRVYARKNRKGIGAALMKAMEKLAGKTGYRRLVLECREGNPHAIEFYKKNGYQVCENYPPYENEVDAVCLDKEL
- a CDS encoding HAD family hydrolase; translated protein: MINQIKDKKVIFFDVGYTLDRPASGDWMFTGKFLELAGEKLKQHSEAEINAARDAGLRYLAENHLVTSVEEEQKQFYRYYSIVSEQLGLGLTTDELEQAARDRTFNMENYIPYPGIQEVLETLSRTHKLGIISDTWPSIEQQLEYIGVSRYFSFQTYSCFVGVFKPDRHMFLDALGKCGAAPEETVFIDDSVRNLEGAAELGITPILIAANPAADVETSYLKIHDLRELIRSDETEVGE
- a CDS encoding NUDIX hydrolase, with protein sequence MEIWDLYDEQGRKTGETWERGRMQEIPEGRYHLVCDVLIRHRDGTFLLTLRDDRKEAFPGCWEASAGGAAQAGENPEEAARREMREETGLEAEMLELIGITRNPKTRSVVYAYLAVVDCAKDAVRLQEGETVDYQWTEPETFFGLIPKEPVLKKQYARYKPYLDQLEIG
- a CDS encoding helix-turn-helix domain-containing protein, encoding MDHYVTGATIKALREKQRMTQAELAEKLCVSDKTVSKWENGRGFPDVSLLEPLGKALHISVAELLCGQAVVNTNRASNMLKSRFYVCPVCGNVLFARGDAMISCCGIQLPALETEEPDPAHRLEVQMVEDEIYVSAEHPMSKEHYLSFIAYMTPDSCEIKALYPEGNAETRFFFRRSGWLYYYCNQHGLFRQKTDRTVNVLE
- a CDS encoding carbohydrate kinase family protein: MAQQHDVYLFGQILGTHSFLLRDGFLQPDEYAEIKDQYFLPGGETGTAATVLDSLGVSVKMDGTWIGTEVAPMLKAFYADKQVDLSSMCFTEDPGVMDYVVIAGLVRSPMGRFQTLFSTGERWWNIPKEEDIAGCKAAAVDPYFRDESLLAAELCRRNGVPFVTIDSPHDSRLHQMAAVNVVSKECVPEYYAGMAPEAVMEKMQQETDGLTIITQGGGDMLYARKGEPIHRMKPFPVTVRSTLGAGDTFKAGCVYGLMQGMQDEELVRFASACSAIAISRFPLPLNPPKLEEVKALTGN